In Clarias gariepinus isolate MV-2021 ecotype Netherlands chromosome 9, CGAR_prim_01v2, whole genome shotgun sequence, a single window of DNA contains:
- the endog gene encoding endonuclease G, mitochondrial has product MQRLFCSRWFISGVSLAAGAGVAVALSGASSRLHPEDGVLQRIPVIPIPSVNAASEIIPYQHGQVTPSKSTAAVKYGLPSVSHIRSRESYIACYDTRNRIPAWVIEQLSADTLNGTSDRKLCDFKEDDSVHVHHRATNSDYRGSGFDRGHLAAAANHKWSQKAMEDTFYLSNVAPQNPHLNQNAWNNLEKYCRSLTKHYENVYVCSGPLYLPRQEPDGKMYVKYQVIGKNHVAVPTHFFKVVILEKRRGEVELRPYVMPNTPVDEKIPLERFLVPIESIERASGLLFVPNILKRNNSLQAITARM; this is encoded by the exons ATGCAGCGGCTGTTTTGTTCGCGGTGGTTTATTTCCGGAGTGTCCTTGGCAGCAGGCGCTGGTGTCGCTGTGGCTCTGAGCGGCGCTTCATCCCGCCTTCATCCTGAAGATGGCGTCCTCCAGAGAATCCCCGTCATCCCGATACCGAGCGTGAACGCGGCGTCTGAAATCATCCCGTATCAGCACGGGCAGGTAACCCCGAGCAAATCCACGGCGGCGGTGAAGTACGGCCTCCCGTCCGTGTCTCACATCCGCTCGCGGGAGTCTTATATCGCCTGTTACGATACGCGGAACCGGATTCCAGCCTGGGTGATCGAGCAGCTCAGCGCGGACACTCTTAACGGGACCTCCGACCGGAAGCTGTGCGACTTTAAAGAGGATGATTCAGTGCACGTGCACCACCGAGCCACGAACAGCGACTACAGGGGCAGCGGCTTCGACAGGGGGCATCTGGCCGCCGCTGCCAACCATAAATGGAGCCAGAAAGCCATGGAGGACACTTTCTACCTCAGCAACGTGGCACCGCAG AATCCTCACTTAAACCAAAACGCATGGAACAATTTGGAGAAGTACTGCCGCTCTTTGACTAAACACTACGAGAACGTGTATGTGTGCTCGGGGCCGCTTTATCTGCCCAG GCAGGAACCTGATGGAAAGATGTACGTGAAGTATCAGGTGATCGGGAAGAACCATGTGGCAGTTCCCACACACTTCTTCAAGGTTGTGATTCTAGAGAAGAGGCGTGGCGAGGTGGAGCTGCGACCCTACGTCATGCCTAACACGCCTGTGGACGAAAAGATCCCGCTCGAGCGCTTCCTGGTGCCCATCGAGAGCATCGAGAGAGCATCGGGGCTGCTTTTCGTCCCGAATATCCTAAAGAGGAACAACAGCCTGCAGGCAATTACCGCCAGGATGTGA